In Papilio machaon chromosome W, ilPapMach1.1, whole genome shotgun sequence, a single genomic region encodes these proteins:
- the LOC106711682 gene encoding uncharacterized protein LOC106711682, with translation MITAEELEKAELLWMNASQREAFPEEIDMIGKGRNISKNNRFVNIRVLMDDKGTLHVRARTSQNVDPPILDGKHPYTRLYIAHVHEQLHHGGVEMVVNELRQRLFILKIRPSVKTVIKSCMQCRIRKAKPASPYTGDLPAARVAHHARPFTFTGLDYFGPIEVTVARHREKRYGALFTCLMCLTSRAIHIEVVSSLSADAAISALRRFLARRGFPKEIWSDNATCFKAANKELAEAAQEALENEVNCRRITWKYIPPSAHGDEAAITPNHILIGPNCHAPVPGHFTSSDVSARQLWRRAQALADDFWRRWVRECLPLLRHRREPYGSGGVAPQLGDVVIICDSNLPRNTWPRGRVTRLYPGADGEVRVVDVTTSNGHVLRRPTKKLVVLPTGSRFGDGGRMCTTA, from the exons ATGATCACCGCAGAAGAACTAGAAAAAGCGGAGTTGCTGTGGATGAATGCCAGCCAACGAGAGGCCTTTCCAGAGGAAATTGATATGATTGGGAAAGGCAGGAATATCAGTAAGAACAACCGCTTCGTCAACATAAGAGTCTTAATGGACGACAAAGGAACTCTACATGTAAGAGCAAGGACGTCACAAAATGTCGACCCACCAATACTCGACGGAAAACATCCCTACACCCGGCTCTACATAGCGCATGTACACGAACAATTGCATCACGGAGGTGTAGAGATGGTTGTGAACGAACTAAGACAAAGATTGTTTATATTGAAGATACGACCGTCAGTTAAAACTGTCATCAAGAGTTGTATGCAGTGTCGCATTAGAAAAGCCAAGCCAGCTTCACCGTACACGGGCGACCTTCCCGCGGCTCGAGTAGCTCATCACGCAAGACCATTCACCTTCACAGGACTCGATTATTTTGGACCGATAGAAGTAACTGTGGCGAGACATAGAGAAAAGCGATACGGGGCGTTATTTACATGTCTAATGTGTCTAACTTCAAGAGCCATTCACATCGAAGTCGTGAGCTCATTAAGCGCGGATGCGGCTATTTCGGCGCTACGAAGATTCCTTGCCCGGAGAGGGTTCCCCAAAGAGATCTGGAGCGACAACGCGACCTGTTTTAAAGCGGCGAACAAGGAACTGGCAGAGGCCGCTCAAGAAGCTCTAGAAAATGAAGTAAATTGTCGTCGCATCACATGGAAATATATACCGCCGTCAGCACATGGAG ACGAAGCTGCCATCACACCCAACCACATCCTCATCGGCCCGAACTGCCACGCGCCTGTGCCGGGCCACTTCACCAGCAGCGATGTGTCTGCCCGGCAACTGTGGAGGCGCGCCCAGGCCCTCGCAGATGACTTCTGGCGCCGATGGGTGAGGGAGTGCCTGCCCTTGCTCCGTCACCGGCGGGAGCCCTATGGCTCCGGCGGCGTCGCCCCTCAACTGGGCGATGTCGTAATCATCTGCGACTCCAACCTGCCTCGCAACACCTGGCCGCGAGGCCGGGTGACCCGCCTGTACCCGGGCGCCGACGGAGAGGTGCGCGTCGTCGACGTCACCACGAGCAACGGGCACGTCCTGCGCCGGCCTACGAAGAAACTCGTCGTGCTGCCAACGGGATCGCGGTTCGGCGACGGCGGGAGGATGTGCACGACAGCGTAA